A region from the Geobacter benzoatilyticus genome encodes:
- a CDS encoding molybdopterin oxidoreductase family protein, whose translation MATEIRRSVCPYDCPDACGLLAEVQDGRAVRVSGDPEHPFTRGTLCPKMLHYEKTVHSPLRLTTPLVRTGAKGKGEFRPAPWDEAVAMIADRWRDIIANHGGESILPYSYAGTMGLVHRNCGHAFFHRLGASRLDRTICAPAKEEGWKAIMGDTPAPHPDEVAESDLVILWGINAAATNIHFLHGVREAKRRGAKVWLIDTYETPTAAAADRVILPRPGSDGALALGMMHVIAREGLVDGEFTAERVQGFAELADKVLPGYAPERVSALTGIHPAVIEELAVLYGRAKAPFIRLGSGLSRYGNGAMTVRTICALPALTGAYGKLGGGLLASTSTGPAFVTTEVTRPDFMARPTRLVNMNRLGHALTELDDPPVKSLYVYHSNPAAVTPDQNAILRGLARDDLFTVVHERFMTDTARWADVVLPACSSLETGDVYRSYGTYCIQRAWPAVPAVGESRSNWDTFALLAAAMGFDEPYFRRTEGEMIEHLISIPTPMREGIDLDRFREGKAVELPLPPDAPRTFRTPSGKVEILNPLDPEPLPRHLPTHEERGEHPLMLMTAPTPYALNASFYEQDELRQKQGGMRLLVNPVEAAARGLADCEPVTAFNERGEVTFILAVTDRVPPGVAVAEGVWWTVHAPGDRTVNALTSQRLTDRGNGSTFYDTRIDIRGKA comes from the coding sequence ATGGCCACTGAAATCAGACGCTCAGTCTGCCCCTATGACTGCCCCGACGCCTGCGGTCTTCTGGCTGAAGTGCAGGACGGCCGCGCCGTACGCGTCTCCGGCGACCCGGAGCACCCTTTCACCCGTGGCACCCTCTGCCCCAAGATGCTCCACTACGAGAAGACGGTCCACTCGCCGTTGCGGCTCACGACCCCCCTCGTCCGCACCGGCGCCAAGGGAAAGGGAGAGTTCCGCCCCGCCCCGTGGGACGAGGCCGTCGCCATGATTGCGGACCGCTGGCGGGACATCATCGCCAACCACGGAGGAGAGTCGATCCTCCCCTACTCCTACGCCGGAACCATGGGGCTCGTGCATCGCAACTGCGGCCACGCATTTTTCCACCGCCTGGGAGCATCGCGGCTGGACCGGACCATCTGCGCCCCGGCCAAGGAGGAGGGGTGGAAAGCGATCATGGGGGATACGCCTGCCCCCCACCCGGATGAGGTGGCGGAAAGCGATCTGGTCATTCTCTGGGGAATCAACGCGGCGGCCACCAACATCCACTTCCTCCACGGGGTGCGGGAAGCCAAAAGACGGGGGGCCAAGGTCTGGCTCATCGATACCTACGAGACCCCCACCGCCGCCGCGGCGGACCGTGTGATCCTTCCCCGGCCGGGGAGCGACGGGGCGCTGGCCCTGGGGATGATGCACGTCATTGCCCGCGAGGGCCTCGTTGACGGGGAGTTCACGGCGGAGCGGGTCCAGGGGTTTGCGGAACTGGCGGACAAGGTCCTCCCCGGCTACGCGCCGGAGCGGGTGAGCGCCCTCACCGGCATCCACCCCGCCGTCATCGAGGAGCTTGCGGTGCTCTACGGCCGCGCAAAGGCCCCCTTCATCCGCCTGGGAAGCGGGCTTTCCCGCTACGGCAACGGCGCCATGACGGTTCGCACCATCTGCGCGCTCCCGGCCCTGACGGGGGCCTACGGGAAACTGGGGGGCGGGCTCCTGGCGTCCACGAGCACCGGCCCGGCCTTTGTCACGACGGAGGTGACCCGGCCGGATTTCATGGCGCGCCCCACGCGGCTGGTGAACATGAACCGGCTGGGGCACGCCCTGACGGAGCTGGACGATCCGCCGGTGAAGTCCCTCTACGTCTACCACTCGAACCCGGCCGCCGTGACCCCGGACCAGAACGCGATTCTGCGGGGGCTTGCCCGCGACGACCTCTTCACCGTGGTCCACGAGCGGTTCATGACCGACACCGCCCGCTGGGCCGACGTGGTGCTTCCCGCCTGTTCGTCCCTGGAGACGGGGGATGTCTACCGGTCCTACGGCACCTACTGCATCCAGCGGGCATGGCCGGCCGTGCCGGCGGTGGGCGAAAGCAGGTCCAACTGGGACACCTTCGCGCTGCTGGCGGCGGCAATGGGATTCGACGAGCCCTATTTCCGCCGGACCGAAGGGGAGATGATCGAGCACCTCATATCCATCCCCACCCCCATGCGGGAGGGAATCGACCTGGACCGTTTCAGGGAAGGGAAAGCGGTGGAACTCCCCCTCCCCCCCGACGCGCCACGCACGTTCAGAACCCCATCGGGAAAGGTGGAAATCCTGAACCCCCTCGACCCGGAGCCCCTCCCGCGCCACCTCCCTACCCACGAGGAACGGGGGGAACACCCCCTCATGCTCATGACCGCGCCGACCCCCTACGCCCTCAACGCCTCCTTTTACGAGCAGGATGAACTGCGGCAGAAACAGGGTGGGATGCGGCTCTTGGTAAATCCGGTCGAGGCGGCGGCACGCGGCCTTGCCGACTGCGAGCCGGTGACAGCCTTCAATGAGCGGGGCGAGGTGACGTTCATCCTTGCGGTGACCGACCGGGTTCCACCCGGCGTGGCCGTTGCCGAAGGGGTCTGGTGGACCGTCCACGCCCCCGGAGACCGGACGGTGAACGCCCTCACCAGCCAGCGCCTTACCGACCGGGGGAACGGGAGCACCTTCTACGATACGCGGATCGATATCCGCGGGAAAGCCTGA
- a CDS encoding IS110 family transposase yields the protein MGLNESVVAGVDVSKENLDVCILPLGITKRFSNDESGCTELAEALLAAAPTRVIFESTGGLEMLAVGMLSAASLPVVIVNPRQIRDFAKACGLLAKTDKLDAKVIALFGQKIEPEIRPLKDEAAHELSALISRRRQLVDMQAAEKNRLSAAPKSVRAGIVRHIEWLEQQICSFDDDISKFIQSSELWKAKEQILTSIKGVGPVTAATLLAALPELGTVSRHKISALAGLCPYNRDSGKHKGKRAIWGGRAAVRTVLYMATLAAIRFNPIIKAFYDRLRTAGKVHKVAITAAMRKLLVILNAMVRDNRYWNGSITSA from the coding sequence ATGGGACTGAACGAATCAGTTGTCGCAGGAGTTGACGTAAGCAAAGAGAATCTCGACGTATGCATACTCCCTCTGGGGATTACGAAGCGGTTCTCCAACGACGAAAGTGGTTGCACCGAGTTGGCGGAAGCTCTTCTCGCAGCAGCCCCAACACGGGTCATTTTCGAATCAACAGGCGGCCTGGAAATGCTAGCTGTCGGTATGCTTTCAGCGGCTTCGCTGCCCGTTGTTATCGTAAACCCGAGGCAGATCCGAGATTTTGCCAAAGCGTGTGGTCTTCTGGCCAAGACGGACAAGCTTGATGCAAAGGTCATAGCCTTGTTCGGCCAGAAGATCGAGCCGGAGATCAGACCTCTCAAAGACGAGGCGGCCCACGAACTCTCCGCTTTGATCTCACGCAGGCGCCAGCTCGTTGACATGCAGGCGGCAGAGAAAAACCGCCTCTCAGCCGCTCCAAAATCGGTGCGCGCGGGGATTGTGCGGCACATCGAATGGCTTGAGCAGCAAATTTGTTCTTTTGATGATGATATTTCCAAGTTCATCCAGTCCTCTGAGCTCTGGAAGGCAAAGGAGCAAATTCTGACCAGCATCAAGGGCGTCGGCCCTGTTACCGCTGCAACGCTGTTGGCAGCGCTGCCCGAATTGGGGACCGTCTCCCGGCACAAGATCAGCGCATTAGCAGGGTTGTGCCCATATAACCGGGACAGTGGTAAACACAAGGGCAAACGAGCCATATGGGGAGGCCGTGCAGCAGTCCGTACCGTTCTGTACATGGCAACACTTGCCGCCATACGATTTAACCCCATCATCAAGGCCTTCTATGACCGTCTAAGAACGGCCGGCAAAGTACATAAAGTAGCCATTACGGCTGCTATGAGGAAGCTTCTGGTCATCCTCAATGCCATGGTTAGAGACAACCGCTATTGGAACGGCAGTATAACTTCGGCTTGA
- a CDS encoding sensor histidine kinase, translating to MEKSSRDDSAQPAQGPKPTGIYRSFRTKLFMVTATVIVIASTALTLFFLRSQYTILHNKLVTEGQLLTGLLAHNARPGLFAGNRQQLADLAAGVLAVPDVLSVTVSDHDGQALAHMARSSNNGRESGMSRVITFSNKVFALEGKGSEEELFFNSSEQPEKNGQFLGTVQVVMNGEQVHAHVVRLTMAAAAGALLFLALGLGMVYLVIRTITRPLSHLAKGVRTVELGDKIEVIPVESNDEIGSLTASFNSMAIALQQRKEEREAALRQLREVNSQLEAKVQERTHRLEETNKELESFSYSAAHDLRAPLLRLNGLCKAMKEDCGERLDEETRRYARRIATVGKQMERVISSMSTLFNVQRREMAPREIDLSAVVRTIVANLREADPLREVAVRIDPKITACGDTELLWTAMDNLVGNAWKFTSRTPDACIELGRTERGDETVFFLRDNGAGFNMAYANKLFKPFERLHTPDEFPGTGVGLAIVHRIIERHGGRIWFESAPGAGTTCYFSLPGCPQPSPENT from the coding sequence ATGGAAAAATCATCGCGCGACGATTCTGCCCAACCAGCGCAAGGACCGAAGCCAACGGGCATTTACCGGAGTTTCCGCACCAAACTCTTCATGGTGACGGCCACCGTCATCGTCATAGCATCTACCGCTCTGACTCTTTTCTTCCTTAGAAGCCAATACACCATACTCCACAACAAACTTGTCACCGAAGGGCAACTGCTGACGGGGCTCCTCGCCCACAATGCCCGGCCGGGGCTTTTTGCCGGCAATCGCCAGCAGCTTGCCGACCTGGCCGCCGGGGTGCTGGCGGTTCCCGACGTATTGAGCGTGACCGTCAGCGACCATGACGGCCAGGCCCTTGCCCATATGGCCCGTTCATCCAATAACGGCCGGGAGAGCGGCATGAGCCGCGTGATTACTTTTTCGAACAAGGTCTTCGCGCTGGAGGGGAAGGGAAGCGAAGAAGAGCTCTTCTTCAATTCCTCCGAGCAACCGGAGAAGAACGGCCAGTTCCTCGGCACCGTTCAGGTCGTGATGAACGGCGAGCAGGTCCACGCCCACGTGGTCCGGCTCACAATGGCGGCCGCCGCTGGGGCCCTGCTGTTTCTGGCTCTGGGTCTCGGCATGGTTTACCTGGTCATCCGCACCATAACCCGCCCCCTCTCCCACCTGGCAAAAGGGGTCAGAACCGTGGAACTGGGGGACAAGATCGAGGTTATCCCCGTTGAGTCCAACGACGAGATCGGCTCGCTCACCGCTTCCTTCAACAGCATGGCAATTGCCCTTCAGCAACGGAAAGAGGAGCGGGAAGCAGCTTTGCGGCAGCTCCGCGAAGTTAACTCCCAGCTGGAAGCAAAGGTTCAGGAACGGACCCACCGTCTTGAAGAGACGAACAAGGAGCTGGAATCGTTCAGCTATTCGGCCGCCCATGACCTGCGGGCCCCTTTGCTGCGCCTCAACGGCCTCTGCAAAGCCATGAAGGAGGACTGCGGCGAGCGGCTTGACGAAGAGACCCGCCGCTACGCCAGGCGCATAGCGACGGTCGGCAAGCAGATGGAGCGGGTGATTTCATCCATGTCCACCCTTTTCAACGTGCAACGGCGCGAAATGGCTCCCAGGGAGATCGATCTGAGCGCCGTGGTGCGGACAATTGTCGCCAATTTGCGGGAGGCCGACCCCCTGAGGGAAGTAGCGGTCAGGATTGACCCGAAGATAACCGCCTGCGGCGATACGGAACTTTTGTGGACCGCCATGGATAACCTGGTGGGGAATGCCTGGAAGTTCACATCCCGCACACCCGATGCATGCATCGAGTTAGGCCGGACCGAGCGTGGGGACGAAACCGTTTTCTTCCTGCGCGACAACGGGGCCGGATTCAACATGGCCTATGCGAACAAGCTCTTCAAGCCCTTCGAGCGGCTCCACACCCCCGACGAGTTCCCCGGCACCGGGGTGGGGCTCGCCATCGTCCATCGCATCATCGAGCGCCACGGCGGCCGCATCTGGTTCGAAAGCGCCCCGGGAGCCGGCACCACCTGTTACTTCTCCCTTCCCGGGTGCCCGCAACCATCCCCGGAAAACACCTAA